The following coding sequences are from one Plasmodium gaboni strain SY75 chromosome 10, whole genome shotgun sequence window:
- a CDS encoding putative methionine--tRNA ligase, translated as MMKPLSMILYPHKFFLNTVKCMLAAHIYSFNVELSEDFLFTRTFDIEKSLIINKKPLLIYDNKYVSSTKAICFLFHRLRNKSKKSFDENLSYYLGWLEWSDLLEKHIEVLNKKNIIESLDELELYLSENKNKNKCFINNDDENVENKLSLADVFVYTSLKHSCIEICKESWVHINEYIEKINNLEEIQKVIKNVEEIYKYKNIYSVFISKIHDKNVNEYLKNETFYITTAINYVNGDPHIGHAYEIVLADAIARYHKIIGRDTFFTTGADEHGLKIANQAAKNNLTPQELCDKNVLKFQNLNKLLYVENDYYVRTTRDLHKKIAQEVWEKCEKNGDIYLGEYEGWYNVREETYIPENEAKLMNYIDPLNNIKLEKMKEPSYFFKMSKYQDKLIEYIQSNPDYIQPEQKRNEILQRLKEPLADLSCSRTKFTWGIQVPSDPKHVMYVWMDALINYYSNCFIDDEKKKYWPANVHIIGKDITWFHTVIFPTILLSANIPLSKSVFSHGFVLAADGKKMSKSLGNVIDPLEIIDKYGADAFRYHVIKETKRGCDTRFDVDNLVDMCNSDLADTIGNLIQRTLSLCQLSNESKIPGFFPEYEIHLPIDILHFINRVEYHMKTFCVQKCCEKSVQVCKDLNKFLTDMAPWKYKDDMKNKKLHIIRIMLEAIYFIAHYLDIFVPSLSHKIFEKLNTPKRVIADLSPWLNNLTEGVVINNDNILFKKFEVESAKIKMQKVIMRVCKIVDIINTESSHNTTICEIDVDNEKITAVLNLPYNNNNNNNKLVNLLTVAILNVKPLTINNITVNAIIPHVRKEIFTFPIEERIPTGTLIQAKDYKTLVKQRDNLTKKEVASLDISVINNKCFFEKNIPLVFASNEDKQVYHSTQANGSLTFF; from the coding sequence atgatGAAGCCGTTAAGTATGATTTTATATCCTCACAAGTTTTTTTTGAATACAGTAAAATGTATGCTTGCTGctcatatatatagtttTAATGTAGAACTTAGTGAAGactttttatttactaGAACATTTGATATCGAGAAAAgtttaataattaataagaagccattattaatatatgataataaatatgtaagTTCAACTAAAGctatatgttttttatttcatcGTTTACGAAATAAAAGTAAGAAATCATTTGATGAGAACCTTAGTTATTATTTAGGTTGGTTAGAATGGAGTGATCTTTTAGAGAAACACATAGAAGTGTTAAATaagaagaatataataGAAAGTTTAGATGAATtagaattatatttaagtgaaaataaaaataagaataaatgttttattaacaatgatgatgaaaatgtTGAGAACAAATTAAGTTTAGCTGATGTGTTTGTATATACATCGTTAAAACATTCATGTATAGAAATATGTAAAGAGAGTTGGGttcatataaatgaatatattgaaaagattaataatttagaagaaatacaaaaagtaataaagaatgtagaagaaatatataaatataaaaatatatatagtgTATTTATATCTAAAATCCATGATAAGAATGttaatgaatatttaaaaaatgaaacgttttatataacaacAGCTATTAATTATGTAAATGGTGATCCACATATAGGACACGCATATGAAATAGTATTAGCAGATGCAATTGCTAGATATCATAAAATTATCGGACGAGATACCTTTTTTACAACAGGTGCAGATGAACATGGCCTAAAAATAGCTAACCAGGCTGCAAAAAACAACTTGACACCTCAAGAATTATGTGATAAGAATGTATTAAAATTTCAAAACTTGAATAAATTGTTATATGTAGAGAATGATTATTATGTTAGGACAACGCGAGATTTACATAAAAAGATTGCTCAAGAGGTATGGGAAAAATGTGAAAAGAATGGTGATATTTATTTAGGTGAGTATGAAGGATGGTATAATGTTAGAGAAGAGACGTATATACCAGAAAATGAAGCAAAATTGATGAATTATATTGATCCcttaaataatataaaattagaaaaaatgaaagagccatcatatttttttaaaatgtcAAAATATCAGGATAAATTAATAGAATATATACAATCTAATCCTGATTATATTCAACCTgaacaaaaaagaaatgaaatCTTACAAAGGCTTAAGGAACCTTTAGCTGATTTATCATGTAGTCGTACAAAATTTACATGGGGTATCCAAGTACCTAGTGATCCTAAACATGTAATGTATGTGTGGATGGATGctttaataaattattattcaaattgttttattgatgatgaaaagaaaaaatattggCCAGCAAATGTACATATTATAGGTAAAGATATAACATGGTTTCATACAGTTATATTTCCAaccatattattatcagCTAATATACCTTTATCAAAAAGTGTATTTTCACATGGATTTGTATTAGCTGCAGATGGAAAGAAAATGTCCAAATCTTTAGGAAATGTAATAGATCCATTAGAAATCATTGATAAATATGGAGCTGATGCATTTAGATATCATGTTATTAAAGAAACTAAAAGAGGATGTGACACAAGATTTGATGTTGATAATTTAGTAGATATGTGTAATTCTGATTTAGCTGATACAATAGGAAATTTAATTCAAAGGACTTTATCCTTATGTCAATTATCTAATGAATCTAAAATACCTGGATTCTTTCCAGAGTACGAAATACATTTACCTATTGatattttacattttattaatagAGTAGAATATCATATGAAAACCTTTTGTGTTCAAAAATGTTGTGAGAAAAGTGTTCAAGTTTGTAAagatttaaataaattctTAACAGATATGGCACCATGGAAATATAAAGAtgatatgaaaaataaaaagttaCATATTATTAGGATTATGTTGGAGgctatatattttatagCACATTATTTGGATATTTTTGTACCCTCTCTATCTCATAAaatttttgaaaaattaaatacaCCCAAAAGGGTAATTGCAGATTTGTCCCCTTGGCTTAACAATTTAACTGAAGGAGttgtaataaataatgataatattttatttaaaaaatttgaaGTAGAATCAGCCAAAATTAAAATGCAAAAGGTAATTATGAGGGTATGTAAAATTGTTGATATAATTAACACTGAGTCCTCACATAATACAACAATTTGTGAAATAGATGTagataatgaaaaaataacaGCTGTTCTTAATCTAccatataataataataataataataacaaacTTGTTAATTTATTAACTGTTGCAATTTTGAATGTTAAACCACTTAccattaataatataaccGTTAATGCAATAATACCACATGTACgtaaagaaatatttacatttcCAATAGAAGAAAGAATTCCCACAGGAACTTTAATTCAAGCAAAAGATTACAAAACACTTGTTAAGCAAAGAGATAATTTAACCAAAAAAGAAGTAGCTTCATTGGATATATCtgttataaataataagtGTTTTTTTGAGAAGAACATTCCTTTAGTTTTTGCTTCTAATGAAGATAAGCAGGTTTATCATTCAACTCAAGCCAATGGTTCCCtcacttttttttaa
- a CDS encoding putative ADP-ribosylation factor — MGLIFSSIFARLFSNKEVRILILGLDNAGKTTILNRLQLGEVVQTIPTIGFNVETVNYKNLKLQVWDLGGQSSIRPYWRCYYKNTNAIIYVIDSSDSERINNTKYEINMILKEIDLEGVLLVIFANKQDIQNALSIAQISKDLNLTSIRDRQWAIFSTSATKNIGITEALDWLVNNIK; from the coding sequence ATGGGATTGATATTTTCATCTATTTTTGCTCGGTTGTTCTCAAATAAAGAAGTCCGGATCTTAATCTTAGGTTTAGACAATGCAGGAAAAACTACGATATTAAATAGATTACAACTAGGGGAAGTAGTTCAAACAATACCCACTATTGGTTTTAATGTGGAAACAgtaaattataaaaatttgaAATTACAAGTATGGGATTTAGGAGGACAGTCATCCATTAGACCATATTGGAGatgttattataaaaatacgaatgcaattatatatgttattgATAGTTCAGATAGTgaaagaataaataatacaaaatatgaaattaatatgatattaaaagaaatagaTTTAGAAGGTGTTCTCTTAGTTATTTTTGCTAATAAGCAAGATATACAAAATGCTCTTTCTATTGCTCAAATATCAAAAGATTTAAATTTAACATCAATAAGAGATAGGCAATGGGCTATTTTTAGTACAAGCGctacaaaaaatattggTATTACTGAAGCATTAGATTGGCTAGtcaataatataaaataa
- a CDS encoding putative U2 snRNA/tRNA pseudouridine synthase produces the protein MNVSSIKNHGIDYLIRKDVNQLEGIYGKIKTIYEDFHVHEITKKNEILHLNNVIDKNLIKNILEENEKNENANIIYNITNKGEHFDILSHYLSEYNKNVFSQFLNILYEIYQLKNENETQQIDIDPDDNKEYNEKNEKCKNDEKKNDILKEQICSNKNNASIHTIPYCLLTNLDDIFFCNIKIDNNQDIYDNKNVEEKKKIIRKNIHKIIKQYYPFLLTETKNFNNIDQVISHGNILLNHNIIDSLNHINTSFLSSNNKNINTIQVYPSLNCLKCILSPSIFKKLKGTYKKSRSNKTEEMEYIINQYFDKINQKKKLDYSQEISESYISDNNNNNIKTYDHILKDKLNISTSHIYDDSINITHGKKRKLDNDEYEKIEILHTKHTNQNDNMYCNLNEKNYNDINNAYKLKSNICDNNLNDNNFLDNINHIKKKKSELKKKKKYLHFNLYKENKDICEILNKFKINLSKKNTDISYCGIKDKRAITVQKFCIHKTNKYDIYNLISNHSNKWFYNNVYISNLEYKKKKLSLGNLNGNHFKIIIRGVQNNVKSNFHILSENLRTKGFVNYYGHQRFGTKQIKNYQIGISILKKNYKESLSYVIQNTELKEEDKENLITYINNLTDQSIYQNGIEEKKNKHPNEHNKNENSIKNKDISKELHNTSAPQEIINIINSISSHSYVEKTILNSIKNSNNLKNAFMNLPKDIFSLFIHAIQSIVFNLMVNIRMKKFGFQIALGDLVEVYEHHSDDSSLDESSDDNTSDNINNDNIILYQSKIIPITENNISLYNIYDVVLPLPGDKNTLLPPNLKEEYIKVLQTIDLTLEDFKSEKHFFNASGCYRKIVVKPYNFKSIFIKNELNDLNKIPIIKSDLYKLKNEHKENNISIEQELPNKKNQDNLQIITEEQNVEDELIYVSNEQYHEYLIKEIPDYQTKSSIYLTCSLPKSSYITVALMEVLKN, from the coding sequence atgaatgTATCTTCTATAAAAAATCACGGAATTGATTATTTAATTCGAAAGGATGTTAATCAATTGGAAGGTATTTATgggaaaataaaaacaatttATGAAGATTTTCATGTTCATGAAATAACAAAGAAAAATGAGattcttcatttaaataatgttatagataaaaatttaattaaaaatattcttgAAGAAAATGAGAAGAACGAAAATGctaatataatatataatattacaaataaaGGGGAACATTTTGATATCCTTTCACATTATTTGAgtgaatataataaaaacgTGTTCTCCCagtttttaaatattctttatGAAATCTatcaattaaaaaatgaaaatgagACACAACAAATTGATATTGATCCAGATGATAATAAGgaatataatgaaaaaaatgaaaaatgtaaaaatgatgaaaaaaaaaatgatatattaaaagaacAAATTTGTAGTAACAAAAATAATGCAAGTATTCATACAATTCCATATTGTCTTCTAACAAATTTagatgatatatttttttgtaatataaaaattgaCAACAATCAAGATATTTATGACAATAAAAATGTagaagagaaaaaaaaaattattagaaaaaatattcataaaattataaaacaatattatccatttttattaacagagacaaaaaattttaataacaTTGATCAAGTTATATCACAtggaaatatattattaaatcataatataattgatagcttaaatcatataaatacatCTTTTCTATCatctaataataaaaatataaatactaTTCAGGTATATCCTTCATTAAATTGTCTTAAATGTATATTGTCTCCTtcaatttttaaaaaattaaaaggAACTTATAAAAAATCGCGTTCGAATAAAACGGAAGAAATGGAATATATCATAAATCAATATTTTGATAAGAtaaaccaaaaaaaaaaattagatTATTCACAAGAAATAAGTGAATCATATATcagtgataataataataataatataaaaacatatgATCATATTTTGAAggataaattaaatattagCACTTCTCATATTTATGATGATTCTATTAATATTACTCATGggaaaaaaagaaaactagataatgatgaatatgaaaaaatagaaatattacATACAAAACATACAAatcaaaatgataatatgtattgtaatttaaatgaaaaaaactataatgatattaataatgcATATAAGCTCAAAAGTAATATTTGTGATAACAACCTAAATGATAATAACTTCTTAGATAATATcaatcatataaaaaaaaaaaaaagtgaactcaaaaaaaaaaaaaaatatctacattttaatttatataaagaaaacAAAGATATATGTGAAATTCTAAacaaatttaaaataaatctttccaaaaaaaatacagATATATCATATTGTGGAATTAAAGATAAAAGAGCTATTACTGTTCAAAAGTTTTGTATACACAAAACAAAcaaatatgatatatataacttaATAAGTAATCATTCGAATAAATGgttttataataatgtatatatatcaaatttagaatataaaaaaaaaaaattatcattagGTAATTTAAATGGTAACCAtttcaaaattattatcagAGGTGTACAAAATAATGTAAAATCAAATTTTCACATTTTATCTGAAAATCTAAGAACAAAAGGATTTGTTAATTATTATGGTCACCAAAGATTTGGAAcaaaacaaataaaaaattatcaaattggtatatctattttaaaaaagaattataaaGAATCGCTTTCTTATGTTATTCAAAATACGGAGTTGAAAGAGgaagataaagaaaatttaattaCCTATATAAATAATCTAACTGATCAGTCGATTTACCAAAATGGgatagaagaaaaaaaaaacaaacaTCCCAAtgaacataataaaaatgaaaattcaattaaaaataaagatatatcAAAAGAACTTCATAACACTTCTGCACCAcaagaaattataaatattatcaattCTATTTCTAGTCATTCCTATGTAGAAAAAACTATATTAAATTCAATAAAAAATAGTAACAATTTAAAAAACGCATTTATGAATTTACCTAAAGATATATTCTCACTCTTCATTCATGCAATACAAAGTATTGTATTTAATCTAATGGTTAATATaagaatgaaaaaatttGGATTTCAAATAGCTTTAGGAGATTTAGTTGAAGTATATGAACATCATTCAGATGATTCAAGTCTAGATGAATCAAGTGATGATAATACCAGcgataatataaataatgataatataatattatatcaaaGTAAAATTATCCCAATTAcagaaaataatatttcattatataatatatatgatgtTGTCTTACCTTTACCAGGagataaaaatacattACTTCCTCCTAACTTGaaagaagaatatataaaagtattaCAAACAATTGATTTAACATTAGAAGATTTTAAGTCTGAAAAACATTTTTTCAATGCATCAGGATGTTATCGAAAAATTGTTGTAAAACCATATAATTTCAAAtccatttttataaaaaatgaattaaatgatttaaataaaataccAATAATTAAAAGTGATCTATATAAACTTAAAAATGAGCAcaaagaaaataatatatccATAGAGCAAGAATTACCAAATAAGAAAAACCAAGATAATTTACAAATTATAACAGAAGAACAAAATGTGGAGGACGAATTAATTTATGTATCTAACGAACAATATCatgaatatttaattaaagAAATACCTGATTATCAAACAAAGTCTTCAATATATTTGACTTGTTCCCTACCAAaatcatcatatataaCTGTAGCACTTATGGAggtattaaaaaattaa
- a CDS encoding hypothetical protein (conserved Plasmodium protein, unknown function) produces MNICIDFHKKKKNILIYPIHIFNYVYNYNRLFCCHFVNLPLYKKGNHLKNENNNLKIYKNYETHLKCLNYYFLAHTKKTFYNIGKKFTTFININERQNHIVNNKKLYIPSNDKDKNDIVTNNVINNNNIYNNNSNKIHGLLNKQIAQIKNSTYIHPRSYNFDPCTKTKKIQIYYNCEMNDIIRKINYIKKFLSTGSPVDIFLIYNTHDHIKTRNIKMKKQKKKNKNNISNIQDEQQEDQHNHYDKQIFKNYESNKITKFLNTQKLNETKYSLHLYIKINFILNHIRNISIIDEIFRHIQNNNHIILIKAYPK; encoded by the coding sequence ATGAACATTTGTATTGATTTccataaaaaaaaaaaaaatatacttaTTTATCCAATACACATATTCAActatgtatataattataacaGGCTGTTTTGTTGTCACTTTGTTAACTTACcgttatataaaaaagggAACCATTtgaaaaatgaaaataataatttaaaaatatataaaaattatgaaacCCATTTAAAATGCctaaattattatttccttGCTCATACGAAGAAAACATTTTACAATAtaggaaaaaaatttacaacatttattaatattaatgaaagACAAAATCATATagtaaataataaaaaattatatataccaTCAAATGATAAGGATAAAAATGACATCGTAACTAATAATGTCATcaataataacaatatatataataacaattcaaataaaatacatggtttattaaacaaacaaatagcacaaattaaaaattcaACTTATATACATCCAAGAAGCTACAACTTTGATCCGTGtacaaaaacaaaaaaaattcaaatttattataattgtgaaatgaatgatataattagaaaaataaattatattaaaaagttTTTATCAACTGGATCACCTGTAGatatttttctaatataCAACACACATGATCATATAAAAACTAGaaacataaaaatgaaaaaacaaaaaaaaaaaaataaaaataatatatctaatatTCAAGACGAACAACAAGAAGATCAACATAACCATTATgataaacaaatatttaaaaattacGAATCCAACAAAATAACcaaatttttaaatacacaaaaattaaatgaaacaaaatattccttacatttatatatcaaaattaattttatattaaatcacattagaaatatatcaataatTGATGAAATCTTTAGACACATTCAAAATAAcaatcatattattttaataaaagCATATCCAAAATGa
- a CDS encoding hypothetical protein (conserved Plasmodium protein, unknown function) yields MIVKRRIGFSIISISRRYFNTSLIKAKIDILENYAKKNQLHKLRMDDLFEVFKLSKTDEDYKLSLHLLNVYYNFGRNLNTQQDVNLFFIFILRTNQLNEAKDLLKYFNGWLLCPPSNKYILLCMEEFFKKKKYYDVREIFSCIRENSQIKLDSSFYSITIKSMLMLKNHSIEEAIIIYNDSYNMSIYLTNEIHNLLLEHNLYYYHKAKSKEESTENIRTLEYYEENIKNIIIRLINELMKNRRSVKMSSKSLSLFAWTHIYFDIKEIINKSNHTLMDVNECRSWLDIFNLSCLYNQIPECHCGPFSEMFKDILIDMKDDKDAIKALEYVNIYFKEE; encoded by the exons ATGATAGTAAAGAGAAGAATAGGTTTTTCCATTATATCCATAAGTCGTAGATA CTTTAATACTTCCTTGATTAAAGCAAAAATAGATATCTTGGAAAATTATGCGAAAAAAAATCAGTTACACAAATTAAGAATGGATGACCTTTTTGAGGTTTTTAAACt ATCTAAGACAGATGAAGATTATAAACTATCTTTACATTTATTGAATGTATACTACAATTTTGGAAGGAATTTAAATACTCAACAAGATgttaatttgttttttatttttattttaagAACAAATCAATTAAATGAGGCAAAAGAT ctcttgaaatattttaatgGATGGCTCCTATGTCCTCCTTctaacaaatatatattactatgTATGGAAgaattttttaagaaaaaaaaatattatgatgTTAGGGAAATTTTTTCCTGCATCAGAGAAAATag CCAAATTAAGTTGGACAGTTCCTTTTATAGCATAACAATAAAATCAATGCTTATGTTGAAGAATCATTCCATTGAGGAAGCTATAATA attTATAATGATTCGTATAATATGtctatatatttaacaAATGAAATACACAATTTATTATTAG agcataatttatattattatcataaagCGAAGAGTAAAGAGGAATCAACG GAGAATATTAGAACACTGGAATATTATGAAGagaacataaaaaatattata aTAAGActaataaatgaattaatgaaaaatagAAGGTCTGTAAAAATGTCATCAAAAAGTTTAAGTTTATTTGCTTGGACTCacatttattttgatataaaagaaattattaa TAAATCTAATCATACCTTGATGGATGTTAATGAATGTAGAAGTTGGTTggatatatttaatttatcgTGTTTATACAACCAAATACCTGAATg tcATTGTGGTCCTTTTTCAGAGATGtttaaagatatattaattgATATGAAGGATGATAAGGATGCAATCAAG GCATTAGaatatgttaatatttattttaaagaagaataa